A single window of Crassostrea angulata isolate pt1a10 chromosome 8, ASM2561291v2, whole genome shotgun sequence DNA harbors:
- the LOC128161247 gene encoding uncharacterized protein LOC128161247, with product MNRLMNALPARISFLAKVFLTSFRAQMLYETDYQQYSNLNREGKEVSVQSLLGETEARLKKETSDLQKLVDIKEDAYNQLMMMYSQGKIPNDTTIDEICIRHPELIIKNADDCHRYYDCSGEALGLSGWVSYGFWPSKYKHECYYPLMFSEVTLRCENYTSVDCGTRFKPTWECRYYRPQCKLSHCSLCVTRHPNCEGKTDGNYPYDPRRCNSYYKCDGERSTNEYCPSGTVFDSVKRTCEVGGIC from the exons ATGAACAGACTAATGAATGCATTGCCCGCTAGGATATCTTTCCTTGCCAAGGTATTTTTGACCAGCTTTCGTGCACAAATGTTATATGAAACTGATTATCAACAATACAGCAATTTGAATAGAGAAGGTAAAGAAGTTTCTGTTCAGTCTTTACTTGGCGAGACGGAGGCCCGTCTTAAGAAAGAGACGTCTGATTTACAAAAACTTGTTGATATTAAGGAAGATGCATACAATCAATTAATGATGATGTACAGTCAAGGAAAAATTCCTAATG ataCAACAATAGATGAAATATGCATCCGACATCCAgagttgataataaaaaatgcaGATGATTGTCATAGATATTACGATTGCTCTGGAGAAGCTTTGGGATTAAGCGGATGGGTATCTTACGGTTTCTGGCCTTCAAAGTACAAACATGAATGTTATTATCCACTTATGTTTTCTGAAGTAACACTGCGATGTGAAAATTATACTAGCGTTGATTGTGGGACAAGATTTAAACCTACTTGGGAAT GTCGATACTATAGACCGCAATGTAAGCTGTCCCACTGTAGTCTCTGTGTAACACGTCATCCAAACTGCGAAGGCAAAACGGACGGAAATTACCCATACGACCCACGACGATGTAATTCATACTACAAATGTGACGGCGAAAGGTCTACTAATGAATATTGCCCAAGTGGTACAGTTTTTGATAGCGTAAAAAGAACCTGTGAGGTTGGAGGAATATGCTAG